A genomic window from Salvelinus namaycush isolate Seneca chromosome 5, SaNama_1.0, whole genome shotgun sequence includes:
- the LOC120047600 gene encoding G-protein-signaling modulator 1-like isoform X2, with the protein MDVVMEYPGVKVETAEEEHLEDLIIIKEGDVERVVEGGTEPITGKSNDKDSSAEEDATARHGQIGKANTESGDGDKRKKDNQINQAKGETGTEDGVEHIKGMDELAQRLTPYFPDALYDLVFTLQEGRRLNDQRCSFRGRRRCHSEPNTYIPAHRAHRVHFSSMTSLQKDEFFDLLATSQGRRLDDQRAELHDTPPPKPKANKKRSSVKDTKPKKSAPIAVQNEDLYNMILMSQAQGRLEEQRSAAPGPMDDEDFFSLLLSVQGGRMEDQRTELPGILGT; encoded by the exons ATGGATGTTGTCATGGAATACCCAGGGGTAAAAGTTGAAACAGCTGAAGAGGAGCATTTGGAGGATCTAATCATTATTAAGGAGGGGGATGTTGAGAGAGTTGTTGAGGGAGGGACAGAGCCAATAACAGGCAAGAGCAACGATAAAGACTCCAGTGCGGAAGAGGATGCCACTGCCAGACATGGACAGATTGGAAAAGCCAACACTGAAAGTGGAGATGGAGACAAAAGAAAAAAGGATAACCAAATAAATCAAGCAAAAggagagactgggacagaggatGGGGTTGAGCACATTAAAGGGATGGATGAATTG GCTCAACGGTTAACCCCTTACTTCCCAGACGCTCTGTATGACCTGGTTTTTACTCTGCAAGAAGGAAGACGACTCAATGACCAGCGGTGCTCGttcagagggaggagaaggtgccATTCTGAACCCAACACCTACATTCCAGCCCACAGAGCCCACAGAG TGCATTTCTCCTCAATGACCTCGCTGCAGAAAGATGAGTTCTTTGACTTGCTGGCTACTTCCCAAGGCCGTCGGCTTGACGATCAGCGGGCAGAACTACATGACACCCCACCCCCTAAGCCGAAAGCCAATAAGAAGAGGAGCAGCGTAAAAGATACAAAGCCCAAAAAGTCTGCTCCCATTGCAGTGCAGAACGAGGACTTGTACAATATGATTCTCATGTCGCAG GCCCAAGGTAGGCTGGAGGAGCAGCGCAGTGCGGCCCCGGGCCCTATGGATGATGAAGACTTCTTTTCCTTACTGCTGAGTGTCCAGGGAGGACGCATGGAGGACCAGAGGACTGAGCTGCCTGGGATTCTGGGAACCTGA
- the LOC120047600 gene encoding uncharacterized protein LOC120047600 isoform X1, which translates to MDVVMEYPGVKVETAEEEHLEDLIIIKEGDVERVVEGGTEPITGKSNDKDSSAEEDATARHGQIGKANTESGDGDKRKKDNQINQAKGETGTEDGVEHIKGMDELVMDRQKMDCKKEGMVMVDITEKYKTAEQDLETDKPSQGLQVGTNIHLPFDQLPKDTLSPEHAQKQAQRLTPYFPDALYDLVFTLQEGRRLNDQRCSFRGRRRCHSEPNTYIPAHRAHRVHFSSMTSLQKDEFFDLLATSQGRRLDDQRAELHDTPPPKPKANKKRSSVKDTKPKKSAPIAVQNEDLYNMILMSQAQGRLEEQRSAAPGPMDDEDFFSLLLSVQGGRMEDQRTELPGILGT; encoded by the exons ATGGATGTTGTCATGGAATACCCAGGGGTAAAAGTTGAAACAGCTGAAGAGGAGCATTTGGAGGATCTAATCATTATTAAGGAGGGGGATGTTGAGAGAGTTGTTGAGGGAGGGACAGAGCCAATAACAGGCAAGAGCAACGATAAAGACTCCAGTGCGGAAGAGGATGCCACTGCCAGACATGGACAGATTGGAAAAGCCAACACTGAAAGTGGAGATGGAGACAAAAGAAAAAAGGATAACCAAATAAATCAAGCAAAAggagagactgggacagaggatGGGGTTGAGCACATTAAAGGGATGGATGAATTGGTAATGGATAGACAGAAAATGGATTGCAAGAAAGAGGGGATGGTGATGGTGGATATAACAGAAAAATACAAAACAGCAGAACAAGATTTGGAGACGGACAAACCATCACAAGGATTACAAGTTGGCACAAATATACATCTTCCCTTTGACCAGTTGCCCAAAGATACGCTGAGCCCAGAGCATGCCcaaaaacag GCTCAACGGTTAACCCCTTACTTCCCAGACGCTCTGTATGACCTGGTTTTTACTCTGCAAGAAGGAAGACGACTCAATGACCAGCGGTGCTCGttcagagggaggagaaggtgccATTCTGAACCCAACACCTACATTCCAGCCCACAGAGCCCACAGAG TGCATTTCTCCTCAATGACCTCGCTGCAGAAAGATGAGTTCTTTGACTTGCTGGCTACTTCCCAAGGCCGTCGGCTTGACGATCAGCGGGCAGAACTACATGACACCCCACCCCCTAAGCCGAAAGCCAATAAGAAGAGGAGCAGCGTAAAAGATACAAAGCCCAAAAAGTCTGCTCCCATTGCAGTGCAGAACGAGGACTTGTACAATATGATTCTCATGTCGCAG GCCCAAGGTAGGCTGGAGGAGCAGCGCAGTGCGGCCCCGGGCCCTATGGATGATGAAGACTTCTTTTCCTTACTGCTGAGTGTCCAGGGAGGACGCATGGAGGACCAGAGGACTGAGCTGCCTGGGATTCTGGGAACCTGA
- the LOC120048386 gene encoding ral guanine nucleotide dissociation stimulator-like 2, giving the protein MIPRSMRTGGMDLPGVESRDVPLIGYRPLAPDNVRLSSQSGQVTESTGLNSSESTVLEEEEDGVIYHVVVKQQHGAPTSATSSSRSQSVKAGTEEKLVQHLLHSFAMGDSSFITIFLSTYRSFTSTKRVLDILIDRLQHPPGESTRSQTRQPFNRAVCMVFSMWLSEYPEDFRSLGEPGLLLRLAPLLPSDPSGIEIRGRLLRLAEELNEQALLPDSSSDRTIASPPADPTKFDPTNILGFPAGLIAEQLTKIETELFVRLVPYHCLGSLWSQRDKKGREGVCWSVRATVRQFNRLANAVMASCLWPTQLRSQQRACLLEKWISVAEECRARKNFSSLYAIVSALQSNPVHRLRKTWLETDREAVRRYEELSNIFSEKDNYSQSRELLKEEGTSKFANLDGKMTNRRQIGSTAQGTVPYLGIFLTDLTMLDTAVKDRLENGYINFDKRRREFEVLAQIRLLQSSCKNCVFLTDEAFLQWYQSVPSLNEEESYRLSNEIEVPCEPSSGRTLNPTVIITRCPNLNSSRTSLVADSDGLFDFPSPVCHFLSKFTKHMKSPSVSCLDVDSSPPTNDPIPSALTPSTPIKSHRRSVSCGNNPTNNNKGSGPDMRIVRIRMDLQDGNMYRSILVTSNDKTPTVISSALEKHSQDPKQASRYELIQLLPDGKELVIPATGNVFYAMTSSSVDFLLRRQGGNTPFRSQPISTETSATFPRIKAKGRRQLFPK; this is encoded by the exons tctactgtgttggaggaggaagaggacggaGTGATATACCATGTAGTGGTGAAGCAACAGCATGGCGCCCCCACCAGTGCAACA tcCAGCTCTCGTTCGCAGAGTGTGAAGGCGGGAACAGAGGAGAAGCTGGTGCAGCACCTCCTCCACTCCTTCGCCATGGGAGACTCCTCCTTCATCACCATCTTCCTCTCCACCTATCGCTCCTTTACCTCCACCAAGAGAGTGCTGGACATCCTCATCGACAG ATTGCAACATCCACCAGGAGAAAGTACAAGGAGTCAGACTAGGCAACCCTTCAACAG agCGGTGTGTATGGTGTTCAGTATGTGGCTGTCGGAGTATCCTGAGGACTTCCGCTCTCTAGGAGAGCCTGGTCTTCTGCTGCGCCTGGCCCCCCTGCTGCCCTCCGACCCCTCTGGGATAGAGATCAGGGGTCGCCTCCTCAGACTGGCAGAGGAGCTCAATgaacaggccctactgcctgacTCTAGTTCAG ATAGGACCATCGCCAGCCCTCCTGCTGACCCCACTAAGTTTGATCCCACCAATATCCTGGGCTTCCCTGCTGGGCTGATTGCTGAGCAGCTCACCAAGATAGAGACG GAGCTGTTTGTGCGTCTGGTCCCGTACCACTGCCTGGGCTCCCTGTGGTCTCAGAGAGACAAGAAGGGCCGCGAGGGTGTATGTTGGTCCGTCCGGGCCACTGTACGCCAGTTCAACCGGCTGGCCAATGCCGTGATGGCTTCGTGCCTGTGGCCCACGCAGCTCCGCAGCCAGCAGAGAGCCTGCCTCCTGGAGAAatggatcagcgtggcagag GAATGCAGAGCCAGGAAAAACTTTTCGTCTCTCTACGCCATCGTGTCTGCCCTGCAGAGTAACCCAGTACACAGACTAAGGAAGACGTGGCTAGAAACTGACAG GGAAGCAGTGAGGAGATACGAGGAGCTGTCCAACATTTTCTCTGAGAAGGACAACTACTCCCAGAGCAGGGAGTTGCTGAAAGAG GAGGGCACTTCGAAGTTCGCCAACCTGGACGGAAAGATGACCAACAGGAGACAGATAGGG TCCACAGCCCAGGGCACAGTACCCTACCTGGGGATCTTCCTCACAGACCTCACCATGCTGGACACGGCCGTCAAAGACAGACTAGAG AACGGCTACATCAACTTTGACAAGAGGAGACGA GAGTTTGAGGTTTTAGCTCAGATCCGACTACTGCAGTCTTCCTGTAAAAACTGTGTTTTCCTCACTGACGAGGCATTCCTACAGTGGTACCAAAGTGTACCCTCGTTAAATGAAGAAGAAAG TTACAGACTGTCCAATGAAATTGAGGTGCCGTGCGAACCGAGCTCTGGTCGTACCCTGAACCCTACAGTCATCATCACACGGTGCCCAAA cctgaattcctccaggaccAGCCTTGTTGCTGACAGTGACGGTCTTTTTGACTTCCCCTCCCCCGTCTGTCACTTTCTTTCCAAATTCACCAAG CATATGAAATCCCCCTCAGTTTCCTGTCTGGATGTTGACTCCTCCCCTCCCACCAATGACCCCATCCCGTCTGCATTGACACCATCCACTCCCATCAAATCACATCGTCGATCAGTCTCCTGTGGCAACAATCCCACCAATAACAACAAAGGGTCTGGGCCTGATATGCGGATCGTCAGGATACGGATGGATTTACAAGATGGGAATATGTACAGAAGCATACTG GTGACAAGCAATGACAAGACGCCCACTGTGATCAGTTCTGCCTTAGAAAAACACAGTCAGGACCCCAAACAAGCATCCAGATATGAGCTGATCCAACTATTGCCAGATGGAAAAG AGTTGGTCATCCCTGCCACAGGAAACGTCTTCTATGCCATGACTTCCTCTAGTGTGGACTTCCTGCTGCGCAGACAAGGAGGCAACACCCCTTTTCGCTCTCAACCAATCAGCACAGAAACTAGTGCCACCTTCCCTCGAATCAAAGCCAAGGGGCGGAGACAGCTCTTTCCCAAATAG